In the genome of bacterium SCSIO 12827, the window TCGAATGCCATCCGCAGACAGCACGGCAACGGTGACTTTACTGCCTGGCTTGAGTGGCGTCGGCGCAGCATCGATTAAACTGCCGATATCGGTTGAATAGATGGGCTCGTCATCATTTTCAGGCAAAAAATAGGTGCTGCCTTCAACAAATTGGAATGAGCCCTCCTCACCATGGTGAAGGCGTTCAATGCAATTGGAGGGAAGGGCAAAAGTTTCTTGCCCGGCAGAAAATATTAGAACCCTTGTCGATGCGACAGAAAGCGGGACTGAAATCAAGATAACCAATCCGCCTGCATCTGCCGGCATAAGTGAAACCGTGCCCTGTAGGCGCGAAACCGCCCGTCGGACCACTGACATTCCAACGCCCCGGCCGGATAGTTCGTCGACTACAGCCGTCGTGGAAAAGCCATCATGAAACAGCACGGGATATGCCCGCTCATAGCTGTCAATGTTCGGTTCATTTTCCCCTATCAGTCCGGACTTTCGGGCGGATCCGTTGATCGCCTCCAAATCCAATCCTCTGCCGTCATCCTCTATTCTTAGTTCCAGGCGACTTCCGCTCGTTGAGATATCGACGCGTATTTTCCCTATGTCCGGCTTGCCCCTAGCCCGTCGTTCATCTGGAGATTCGATCCCGTGGCCCAGGGAATTTCGCAAAATATGAATAAGTGGGTCCTTTAAATCCTGAAGAACCATTCTATCGGCATGAATCCCACCACCCGTTAAGTAGAACTCGATCAATTTCCCTTCGTCCGCAGCGATATCTCGAACCATCTTACGCAAGACGCCGAAAACACTCTCCGCAGATACCATTCGAACTTTCTGTACTTCGTCCCGGAGTGATTTCCCCAATTTCAGCGACCGCCAGGAAGCCTCACGCTGTCGGTAGCCCACAGCGCCGATCTCCGAAATGAGTCTCCGCAAATCCCCCACCATTTGATGAATGGCACGATTTAAATCACCAGATTGTGAAAAATTCTGCTCTCGCCCCGCCATCGCCTCAACTTGGTAACCGTCAAAATCATTCTTGAACCGTTCAAGCTGCGACACCATTCGGCGCAGATCATTCCCCACCCGATGGTGTTCGCCGGACGTCATCAAAATTTCTCCGGCACATTTCAAGAGACGATCCAAGCTTTCCACGTCAATGCGGACTCCCTCACGCAACGACGTTCCTGGGTTTTTTGGCGACGGCCCTTCTTGTGTCACCCCCAGACCAGGTGGCGAACTTGGCGCCTTATTCCGGTTGAGCGAAGAAGTTTTGATTTGCGCCCCTTGCGACGGTCGCGTGTCACCTGACACCTTGCTTCTTGCCGTTTCAGATTCAACAATCTGGGCGTCGAGATCAGGCAACGCCCCCCCTTCCACAAAAGCGGAAAACCAATCCTCTATGCCATCCAAGCCGTTTTGGATAAGACGCCTGTTTGGAAAATCGAGTCGCACGATTCCCTTTTGAATTTCCGAAACAAGCGTTTCCAACTGATGGGAAAGCGTTTCAATCGGCTTAAGGTCTGTTGCTCTCGCCGCACCTTTTAAACTGTGCAATCGACGGTGTAGTTCGGACAGATCAACCCCATCCGGATTGGCATCTTCATCTTCAATATTTGACAGCATATCCCGTATAGCCGCGAGGTGTTCGCGATGCTCAATCGCGAATGCATCCAGCAACTTTTGACGGATGTCGCTCACAGGCGATACCTCTCCACAGACTTTTGCAGTTGCGTGCTCATGGCGTTCAGACTCGCCGCGGATTGCTCCAGCCCACTGATCCCAGCAGCGATTTGTTCACTGGCTTCGCGAATATTCTGGACAGAGGA includes:
- a CDS encoding response regulator, with the protein product MSDIRQKLLDAFAIEHREHLAAIRDMLSNIEDEDANPDGVDLSELHRRLHSLKGAARATDLKPIETLSHQLETLVSEIQKGIVRLDFPNRRLIQNGLDGIEDWFSAFVEGGALPDLDAQIVESETARSKVSGDTRPSQGAQIKTSSLNRNKAPSSPPGLGVTQEGPSPKNPGTSLREGVRIDVESLDRLLKCAGEILMTSGEHHRVGNDLRRMVSQLERFKNDFDGYQVEAMAGREQNFSQSGDLNRAIHQMVGDLRRLISEIGAVGYRQREASWRSLKLGKSLRDEVQKVRMVSAESVFGVLRKMVRDIAADEGKLIEFYLTGGGIHADRMVLQDLKDPLIHILRNSLGHGIESPDERRARGKPDIGKIRVDISTSGSRLELRIEDDGRGLDLEAINGSARKSGLIGENEPNIDSYERAYPVLFHDGFSTTAVVDELSGRGVGMSVVRRAVSRLQGTVSLMPADAGGLVILISVPLSVASTRVLIFSAGQETFALPSNCIERLHHGEEGSFQFVEGSTYFLPENDDEPIYSTDIGSLIDAAPTPLKPGSKVTVAVLSADGIRLAVSINDALSVRDVFVEDLTHVLPENALVAGSVMLEGGDVVPFLNPSGLIAKFRNTDQNQQRFVEAKHQARSVPTILVVDDSITTRTLERSILEANGYKVRLSVDGLDALEQLRSEPADLVVSDIEMPRLDGFGLLHEIKRDHALKGIPVVLVTSRDDEEDKKKGLSLGADAYVVKQRFDQSDLLQTILQLL